In a single window of the Actinomycetota bacterium genome:
- a CDS encoding beta-lactamase family protein: MRRFVVFGAALLMTACGSGAVGSTASLVPSTAAATPTSTAPASAATSTTTTRPPTTTTGARATSTTAASTTAVATSTTSAPSTSTPAPATSTPSSSSTPSTSSTSATGVGDPYAAFDEVVREATVGAGARAVSVALARDGVVVHAMAAGTADPSDGEQATVFSRFRIASISKVLTSVVVLQLVEEGRLGLDEPVAPYLSAHLGVEPADPRIADVTVRQMLSHTSGFPQAENFYFADSSTIACPDAGRAALGSWLERDPGSHFQYSNTNFCLLGLLIERIVGAPYEEIVRERLAPLGIQSVDLVGTYETPDGGAVHPARPGRSFMEALGAAGAWTSTAYDLALLMSAIDPTTALPHPLDRATVAAMRTPVPAIAPGSDWTYGLGLRLWSDGSWGHTGTIEQVRAITLVRADGWTAALLVSGERPRSDELRAIVAYGLVAAGLA; the protein is encoded by the coding sequence ATGCGCAGGTTCGTCGTGTTCGGGGCTGCGCTGTTGATGACGGCCTGCGGCAGTGGCGCTGTCGGCTCCACCGCATCCCTCGTGCCCTCCACCGCTGCGGCGACCCCCACCTCGACCGCCCCCGCATCGGCGGCGACCTCCACCACCACGACCCGTCCCCCGACCACCACGACCGGTGCTCGCGCGACCAGCACGACTGCGGCGTCGACGACCGCAGTCGCGACCTCGACGACATCGGCTCCCAGCACATCGACACCGGCCCCCGCCACGTCGACGCCGTCGAGTTCGTCGACCCCGTCGACCTCGTCGACCTCGGCAACTGGGGTCGGGGATCCATATGCGGCCTTCGACGAGGTGGTCCGCGAGGCGACCGTCGGCGCGGGAGCGCGGGCGGTGTCGGTGGCGCTCGCGCGCGACGGCGTGGTGGTGCACGCGATGGCCGCCGGCACCGCCGATCCCTCCGACGGCGAGCAGGCGACGGTCTTCAGCCGGTTCCGCATCGCGAGCATCTCGAAGGTGCTCACCTCGGTCGTCGTGCTGCAGCTCGTCGAGGAAGGACGGCTCGGGCTCGACGAGCCCGTCGCCCCGTACCTGAGCGCGCACCTCGGGGTGGAGCCCGCCGACCCTCGGATCGCGGACGTCACCGTGCGCCAGATGCTGTCCCACACGTCGGGATTCCCCCAGGCCGAGAACTTCTACTTCGCCGACAGCTCCACCATCGCCTGCCCCGACGCGGGGCGGGCGGCGCTCGGAAGCTGGCTGGAACGTGACCCGGGCAGCCACTTCCAGTACAGCAACACGAACTTCTGCCTGCTCGGTCTGCTCATCGAACGGATCGTCGGAGCGCCCTACGAAGAGATCGTGCGCGAGCGGTTGGCGCCGCTCGGCATCCAAAGCGTCGACCTCGTCGGGACATACGAGACGCCCGACGGCGGGGCGGTGCACCCCGCCCGCCCGGGGCGCAGCTTCATGGAGGCGCTCGGCGCGGCCGGCGCGTGGACCTCGACCGCCTACGACCTGGCGCTGCTGATGAGCGCCATCGACCCCACCACCGCCTTGCCCCATCCTCTCGACCGCGCGACCGTGGCCGCGATGCGCACGCCGGTACCGGCGATCGCCCCGGGGTCGGACTGGACGTACGGGCTCGGGCTGCGGCTGTGGTCGGACGGCAGCTGGGGCCACACCGGCACGATCGAGCAGGTGCGCGCGATCACCCTGGTACGCGCGGACGGCTGGACCGCCGCGCTGTTGGTCAGTGGCGAGCGGCCCCGCTCGGACGAGCTGCGGGCGATCGTGGCCTACGGGTTGGTCGCCGCCGGGCTCGCCTGA
- a CDS encoding glycosyltransferase has translation MHVTRSDHHLAQLQPFVPILDDRDDFMLRLFTVVWVLSLGFFWSWWLQPIHWVSWSGMLFNSALLAWATGLAGYLFFFSLRATRPNPAAGLPRTARVAMVVTKAPAEPWEVVEITLRAMLGQRTDRPYDVWLADEDPTTHAVEWCRANGVRISTRRGVADYHQPRWPRRTKTKEGNLAYFYDHYGYENYDFVAQFDADHVPAPGYLEEILRPFAYRRVGYVAAPSICDANSAAGWTVTARLYKEATLHGVVQAGCNGGFAPVCIGSHYAVRTSALKWIGGIGPELAEDYSTSLLMNSGGWQGAFAIDAEAHGDGPESFGELITQELQWARSLATVGVRFTRGRWRTIPTAARFRLWFSLIFYPIFGLQMLAGFVFPIVALALERPWVQVNLAEFWIHVLPASLVAQFAVAWMRRRELLRPVDAHLLGWQVMVFTVARWPWVLWGSMQGAWAGLRRRDVPFRVTPKGDAAAKALPLRYVMPMLVIATSSALSLALLSGGAAAGYRLLCGVSAVANLATAVVVVGLHQRDNVRRRRLAGTPYPGLRQALPLGFSSVIATAAAGAVTLASIAVSFTSLNLAGIFRLG, from the coding sequence ATGCACGTAACGCGGTCAGACCACCACCTGGCGCAGCTGCAACCATTCGTCCCGATCCTCGACGACCGCGACGACTTCATGTTGCGATTGTTCACCGTCGTATGGGTGCTATCGCTCGGGTTCTTCTGGTCGTGGTGGCTCCAGCCGATCCACTGGGTGTCGTGGTCGGGGATGCTGTTCAACAGCGCATTGTTGGCCTGGGCAACGGGCCTGGCCGGCTACTTGTTCTTCTTCTCGCTGCGGGCGACTCGACCCAACCCCGCGGCTGGGCTACCTCGAACGGCCCGCGTCGCGATGGTCGTGACGAAGGCACCCGCGGAGCCCTGGGAAGTGGTCGAGATCACGCTGCGGGCAATGCTCGGCCAACGCACCGACCGCCCGTACGACGTGTGGCTCGCGGACGAGGACCCGACCACGCATGCGGTCGAGTGGTGCCGCGCGAACGGCGTCCGGATCTCGACGAGACGCGGCGTCGCCGACTACCACCAACCGCGCTGGCCGCGACGTACCAAGACCAAAGAAGGCAACCTCGCTTATTTCTATGACCACTACGGTTATGAGAACTATGACTTCGTTGCGCAGTTCGACGCCGACCACGTGCCGGCCCCTGGCTATCTTGAGGAGATCTTGCGCCCGTTTGCCTACCGGCGGGTTGGTTACGTGGCCGCTCCGAGCATCTGCGATGCCAACTCCGCGGCCGGCTGGACGGTGACCGCTCGCCTCTACAAGGAGGCGACCCTCCACGGCGTGGTGCAGGCGGGCTGCAACGGCGGCTTTGCCCCGGTGTGCATCGGATCCCACTACGCCGTGCGCACGTCGGCGCTGAAGTGGATCGGCGGCATCGGCCCCGAGCTGGCCGAGGACTACTCGACGTCGCTGCTCATGAACAGCGGCGGCTGGCAGGGGGCGTTCGCGATCGATGCCGAAGCCCATGGCGACGGGCCGGAGAGCTTCGGCGAGCTCATCACCCAGGAGCTGCAGTGGGCGCGCAGCCTGGCCACCGTCGGCGTGCGGTTCACACGCGGCCGTTGGCGCACGATCCCGACTGCAGCCCGCTTCAGACTGTGGTTCTCGCTGATCTTCTACCCGATCTTCGGCCTGCAGATGCTGGCCGGGTTCGTCTTTCCGATCGTGGCCCTCGCGCTCGAGCGGCCGTGGGTGCAGGTGAACCTGGCCGAGTTCTGGATCCACGTGCTGCCCGCCAGCCTCGTCGCCCAGTTCGCCGTCGCCTGGATGCGCCGGCGGGAACTGCTCCGGCCGGTCGACGCGCACCTGCTCGGATGGCAGGTGATGGTCTTCACCGTCGCGCGGTGGCCATGGGTGCTCTGGGGCTCGATGCAGGGGGCGTGGGCCGGCCTGCGGAGAAGGGACGTGCCGTTCAGGGTGACTCCGAAGGGCGACGCCGCGGCGAAGGCCCTGCCGCTCAGGTACGTGATGCCGATGCTCGTCATCGCGACGTCTTCGGCACTCTCGCTGGCTCTCCTGTCCGGCGGGGCTGCGGCGGGCTACCGGCTGCTGTGCGGTGTCTCGGCAGTGGCAAACCTCGCCACGGCGGTGGTCGTCGTCGGCCTGCACCAGCGCGACAACGTGCGGAGGCGCAGGCTCGCCGGGACGCCATACCCCGGCCTGCGCCAGGCCCTTCCCCTCGGGTTCTCGTCGGTGATCGCAACGGCAGCCGCCGGCGCGGTGACGCTCGCGTCGATCGCCGTCTCGTTCACCAGCCTCAACCTGGCAGGCATCTTCCGCCTCGGTTGA
- a CDS encoding NTP transferase domain-containing protein gives MKAVIMAGGEGTRLRPLTSNAPKPMLPIANRPMMEHVVDLLRQHGFDEIVVTVAFLASNIKTYFGDGSEFGVSMKYAHEAIPLGTAGSVANARELLDERFLVISGDVVTDIDLTAILALHEEKGAMATIGLTPVDNPLEFGIVITREDGTIERFLEKPTWGQVFSDTINTGIYVLEPEVFRYIPEGRSVDFSGEVFPQLLADGQPLYGAVAEGYWEDVGTLDAYLRSHKDVLDQRVRLRIPGFEISDGVWVGEGTEISPEATVVGPAVIGPGCRVEAGCSIGEYTVLGSNVRLTREVQIERSVIHDHVYLGDSTRLRGAVVGRNSSVRSGSRIEEGAVLGDEVFVGSDALIAGDVKVYPFKTIEDGAVVNTSIVWESRGARSLFGRDGVNGLANVDVTPELATKVAMAFGTSLGKGSTVVTSRDSSRSARMLKRAMMAGLNGTGVDVLDLEMASIPVTRFLVRSPRAYSGLTVRLHPDDAERVIIRFFDSNGSDISEDAQRKIERLFQREDFRRALPEDIGDINFPARALEEYTFSLENTVEKAAIMEHRFKLVVDYSFGTTSVLMPTLLGKLNADVLAVNPFASTAGRLQRDPVVAVERVAGLVRASGAHLGVVLDPDGERLTVVDDLGRILTHTEALLAFVSMVCDHLLGDSIALPVNITMRAAELANAKGVNIRQTKLSTPALMAAATDPAVGFASDGAGGYILPGFLPAFDAAAALLKLLDLLGRSAVRLSEVVDNLPKVHQAHETIVTPWEQKGLVMRSLVEMAGRNVELVDGVKMSYPEGWVLALPDPEEPVTHVWSEAGSDAEARRLGQEYARRIRQLVR, from the coding sequence ATGAAGGCCGTCATCATGGCCGGCGGCGAGGGGACGAGGCTGCGCCCGCTCACCTCGAACGCCCCGAAGCCGATGCTGCCGATCGCCAATCGCCCGATGATGGAGCACGTCGTCGACCTGCTGCGCCAGCACGGTTTCGACGAGATCGTCGTCACGGTGGCGTTCCTGGCGAGCAACATCAAGACCTACTTCGGCGACGGGTCCGAGTTCGGCGTCTCCATGAAGTACGCCCACGAAGCGATCCCGCTCGGCACCGCCGGCAGCGTGGCGAACGCGCGCGAGCTGCTCGACGAGCGCTTCCTCGTGATCTCCGGGGACGTGGTCACCGACATCGATCTCACCGCCATCTTGGCCCTCCACGAGGAGAAGGGCGCGATGGCCACGATCGGCCTGACGCCCGTCGACAACCCGCTCGAGTTCGGCATCGTCATCACTCGCGAGGACGGCACGATCGAGCGCTTCCTGGAAAAGCCCACTTGGGGCCAGGTGTTCAGCGACACGATCAACACCGGCATCTACGTGCTCGAGCCCGAGGTGTTCCGGTACATCCCCGAGGGCCGTTCCGTCGACTTCTCCGGCGAGGTGTTCCCGCAGCTGCTCGCCGACGGCCAGCCCCTCTACGGCGCCGTGGCCGAGGGCTACTGGGAAGACGTCGGCACGCTCGACGCCTATCTGCGCTCCCACAAGGACGTGCTCGATCAGCGGGTGCGCTTGCGCATCCCCGGGTTCGAGATCTCCGACGGTGTCTGGGTGGGGGAGGGCACCGAGATCTCCCCGGAGGCCACCGTCGTCGGCCCGGCGGTGATCGGACCCGGATGCCGGGTGGAAGCCGGCTGCAGCATCGGGGAGTACACCGTCCTCGGCTCCAACGTGCGCCTGACGCGCGAGGTGCAGATCGAGCGCAGCGTCATCCACGACCACGTCTACCTCGGCGACTCGACCCGCCTGCGGGGCGCGGTCGTGGGGCGCAACAGCTCGGTTCGCTCCGGTTCGCGCATCGAAGAGGGGGCGGTGCTCGGCGACGAGGTGTTCGTCGGCTCCGACGCACTGATCGCCGGCGACGTGAAGGTGTACCCGTTCAAGACGATCGAAGACGGCGCCGTCGTCAACACCTCGATCGTGTGGGAGAGCCGCGGCGCGCGCAGCCTGTTCGGCCGCGACGGCGTCAACGGCCTCGCGAACGTCGACGTCACCCCGGAGCTCGCGACGAAGGTGGCGATGGCGTTCGGCACCTCGCTCGGCAAGGGCAGCACCGTCGTCACCTCGCGCGACTCCAGCCGTTCGGCACGGATGCTGAAGCGGGCGATGATGGCCGGGCTGAACGGCACCGGTGTCGACGTCCTCGACCTGGAGATGGCGTCGATTCCCGTGACGCGCTTCCTGGTGCGCTCACCGCGGGCGTACTCGGGGCTCACGGTGCGCCTCCACCCAGACGATGCCGAGCGCGTGATCATCCGCTTCTTCGACTCGAACGGGTCCGACATCAGCGAGGACGCCCAGCGCAAGATCGAGCGGCTGTTCCAGCGGGAGGACTTCCGCCGCGCCCTGCCCGAGGACATCGGCGACATCAACTTCCCGGCGAGAGCGCTCGAGGAGTACACGTTCAGCCTGGAGAACACCGTCGAGAAGGCGGCGATCATGGAGCACCGCTTCAAGCTCGTCGTCGACTACTCGTTCGGTACGACGAGCGTGCTGATGCCGACGCTGCTCGGCAAGCTCAACGCCGACGTGCTCGCCGTCAACCCGTTCGCGTCCACTGCGGGCCGTCTGCAGCGAGATCCCGTCGTGGCCGTCGAGCGCGTCGCCGGTCTGGTGAGGGCGTCGGGGGCACACCTCGGCGTGGTCCTCGACCCCGACGGCGAGCGGCTCACCGTGGTCGACGACCTCGGCCGCATCCTCACCCACACTGAGGCCCTGCTCGCGTTCGTGAGCATGGTGTGCGACCACCTGCTCGGTGACTCCATCGCGCTGCCGGTCAACATCACCATGCGCGCCGCCGAGCTCGCGAACGCGAAAGGGGTCAACATCCGCCAGACGAAGCTCTCGACCCCGGCGCTCATGGCCGCGGCCACCGACCCCGCGGTCGGCTTTGCCTCCGACGGCGCGGGCGGGTACATCTTGCCTGGGTTCCTGCCGGCCTTCGACGCCGCGGCAGCCCTGCTGAAGCTGCTCGATCTGCTCGGGCGCAGCGCGGTGAGGCTGTCCGAGGTGGTCGACAACCTGCCCAAGGTGCACCAGGCCCACGAGACGATCGTCACCCCGTGGGAGCAGAAGGGACTCGTGATGCGCTCCCTCGTCGAGATGGCCGGGCGCAACGTCGAGCTCGTCGACGGCGTGAAGATGTCGTACCCCGAGGGCTGGGTGCTCGCGCTGCCGGACCCCGAGGAGCCGGTGACCCACGTGTGGTCCGAGGCAGGTAGCGACGCCGAGGCCCGCCGCCTCGGCCAGGAGTACGCGAGGCGCATCCGCCAGCTCGTGCGCTGA
- a CDS encoding FHA domain-containing protein, producing the protein MTSVFCNQCGHRNPPESAFCSACGTALQPLDEHTISLPKVDPHQDAIGTEDNPTVSLGDLPANVGVLIVRSGSQAGQRFLLKNDLTRLGRHPDSEISLDDITVSRRHAEIEHTGDHYVVRDAGSLNGTYVNQERVEETILSHGDEVQVGKFRLIYFEAPQSL; encoded by the coding sequence GTGACCTCTGTGTTCTGCAACCAGTGCGGCCACCGCAACCCGCCTGAGTCCGCCTTTTGCTCCGCGTGCGGCACAGCCCTGCAGCCACTCGACGAACACACCATCTCCTTGCCCAAGGTCGACCCGCACCAAGACGCCATCGGCACCGAAGACAACCCCACCGTCAGCCTCGGCGATCTGCCGGCCAACGTCGGGGTGCTCATCGTCCGCTCCGGTTCGCAGGCCGGTCAGCGGTTCTTGTTGAAGAACGACCTGACCCGCCTCGGACGCCACCCCGACAGCGAGATCAGCCTCGACGACATCACCGTCTCCCGCCGACACGCCGAGATCGAGCACACCGGCGACCACTACGTCGTACGCGACGCCGGCTCGCTGAACGGAACGTACGTGAACCAAGAGCGTGTCGAGGAGACCATCTTGAGCCATGGCGACGAGGTGCAGGTCGGCAAGTTCCGCCTGATCTACTTCGAGGCACCTCAGTCTCTGTGA
- a CDS encoding DUF2510 domain-containing protein codes for MEETPAGWRPDPFGRYQMRYWDGTDWTEHVATGGVQQKDPMGATLAIPFAIPPTATAPTDSAHQFAAAPPTATSGGPAHPIAFLDRMGPDARRRPEPEAGLALAGIGGLLLAAGVSILVIGESDPTRAKVALVGAAVFAVALVVRLALPAHRYLRAAAVGAGAVGLAELVGAAVWDSTDSGWASLLLGVAFFAAWALPGFLGRPLFLGIAVLAVVVSIGQATSDDSLAWNDEVGFTEGYVGSQGAVFLALAIVLLGLVFLLDRRGYHGVATALVVPALVSTGIGVGETLSRVSSATGTAILVVVVGLVVCLVGAYGKRRATSWLGAGVAAVGLVSLLVSIVDPESATSIAVVLLIAGALLVAAPLVVHLVRRSRQASPAATNP; via the coding sequence ATGGAGGAAACCCCCGCCGGGTGGCGCCCCGATCCGTTCGGCAGGTACCAGATGCGGTACTGGGACGGCACGGATTGGACCGAGCACGTCGCCACCGGAGGTGTGCAGCAGAAGGACCCGATGGGCGCGACGCTGGCGATCCCCTTCGCCATCCCGCCCACGGCGACGGCACCGACTGATTCGGCCCACCAGTTCGCCGCGGCACCGCCCACGGCGACCTCGGGCGGGCCGGCGCACCCCATCGCGTTCCTCGACCGGATGGGCCCGGACGCACGCCGCCGACCAGAGCCCGAGGCGGGGCTCGCCCTGGCCGGCATCGGCGGTCTCCTGCTGGCCGCGGGGGTGTCGATCCTCGTCATCGGTGAATCCGATCCGACCAGGGCCAAGGTCGCCCTCGTCGGGGCCGCGGTGTTCGCGGTCGCGCTGGTGGTGCGCCTCGCCCTGCCCGCCCACCGCTACCTGCGTGCGGCCGCAGTCGGCGCCGGCGCGGTGGGGCTGGCGGAGCTGGTCGGTGCGGCGGTGTGGGACAGCACGGACAGCGGATGGGCCTCGCTGCTGCTCGGCGTGGCGTTCTTCGCCGCCTGGGCACTGCCCGGCTTTCTCGGCCGCCCGCTGTTCCTCGGCATCGCCGTACTCGCCGTGGTGGTGTCGATCGGGCAAGCGACCTCTGACGACTCGCTGGCGTGGAACGACGAGGTCGGCTTCACCGAGGGATACGTCGGCTCTCAGGGTGCGGTGTTCCTCGCGTTGGCGATCGTGTTGCTCGGGCTGGTCTTCCTGCTCGACCGGCGCGGCTACCACGGGGTGGCGACCGCCCTCGTGGTGCCAGCGCTCGTCTCCACCGGGATCGGGGTCGGCGAGACCCTGAGCCGCGTCAGTTCGGCGACCGGCACCGCGATCCTGGTGGTCGTCGTCGGGCTCGTCGTCTGCCTCGTCGGCGCGTATGGCAAACGACGGGCAACCTCGTGGCTCGGTGCCGGAGTTGCCGCGGTCGGCCTGGTGAGCCTGCTGGTCTCGATCGTCGATCCCGAGTCGGCCACCAGCATTGCAGTCGTCCTGCTCATCGCCGGAGCGTTGCTCGTCGCCGCTCCGCTCGTCGTCCACCTGGTACGGCGCAGCCGTCAGGCGAGCCCGGCGGCGACCAACCCGTAG
- a CDS encoding MerR family transcriptional regulator: protein MNERHYLSIGEVLGLLLEEFPDITISKIRFLESQGLIEPERAASGYRRFYDVDIDRLRFILREQKDHYLPLKVIKDRLGSDPTPDNGLPRGIRNVTVDAPETAPEVEARQAEAPAEAVAAAGANSEPTPTRTGARATAAKAPATAHPSAARPTTAATTEDKAPAPAPVGDKLPIAPATTTGHAPEPKQAPTARPPAAKSSPPEPAPAGSQLSRSELITAAGIDGALLDNLEAFGLVTSRSLGQQPVYDQHALVVAEIAGKFAALGIDARHLRTFKTSAEREADLYEQRILPLLRQRNPQARDDSMRLLDDLADLGSRIHAAFVDHTLSPHRGPR, encoded by the coding sequence GTGAACGAGCGGCACTACCTCTCGATCGGTGAGGTCCTCGGGCTGTTGCTCGAGGAGTTCCCCGACATCACCATCTCGAAGATCCGTTTCCTCGAGAGCCAGGGGCTGATCGAGCCAGAGCGTGCGGCGTCGGGCTACCGCAGGTTCTACGACGTCGACATCGATCGGCTGAGGTTCATCCTGCGCGAGCAGAAGGACCACTACCTGCCGCTGAAGGTGATCAAGGATCGCCTCGGCTCCGACCCCACACCTGACAACGGCCTGCCGCGGGGGATCCGCAACGTGACCGTCGACGCGCCAGAGACCGCTCCAGAGGTGGAGGCGCGCCAGGCAGAGGCGCCTGCTGAGGCCGTGGCCGCGGCGGGGGCGAACAGCGAGCCGACGCCGACCAGAACCGGCGCTCGGGCCACTGCGGCCAAGGCGCCCGCCACCGCGCATCCGAGCGCGGCTCGCCCCACCACCGCGGCGACGACCGAGGACAAGGCGCCAGCGCCGGCTCCGGTGGGCGACAAGTTGCCGATCGCCCCGGCGACCACCACCGGCCACGCTCCAGAGCCGAAGCAGGCGCCTACCGCGCGTCCGCCTGCGGCGAAGTCCTCCCCGCCAGAGCCCGCTCCGGCAGGGAGCCAGCTCTCCCGATCGGAACTGATCACGGCCGCGGGCATCGACGGCGCCCTGCTCGACAACCTCGAAGCATTCGGCCTCGTCACGTCGCGCTCGCTCGGCCAGCAGCCCGTGTACGACCAGCATGCGCTCGTCGTGGCCGAGATCGCCGGCAAGTTCGCCGCGCTCGGCATCGACGCGAGGCACCTGCGCACCTTCAAGACCTCGGCCGAACGAGAAGCAGATCTCTACGAACAGCGGATCCTGCCGCTGCTGCGTCAGCGCAACCCCCAGGCCCGTGACGACTCGATGCGCCTGCTCGACGACCTCGCCGACCTCGGATCACGCATCCACGCGGCCTTCGTCGATCACACCCTCTCACCACACCGCGGCCCGCGCTGA
- the gcvH gene encoding glycine cleavage system protein GcvH produces the protein MNVPEDLRYSTDHEWARRDGDVVRIGITDYAQDALGDVVYVQLPTVGLAVEAGERICEVESTKSVSDICAPVAGVVAAVNEALEGDTALLNNDPYGDGWICEIRTDGSAGSGFDALLDAAAYTQLTEG, from the coding sequence ATGAACGTGCCCGAGGATCTGCGCTACTCCACGGACCACGAGTGGGCTCGGCGCGACGGCGACGTAGTGCGCATCGGGATCACCGACTACGCCCAAGACGCCCTCGGTGACGTCGTGTACGTCCAGCTACCCACCGTCGGGCTCGCCGTCGAGGCCGGCGAACGGATCTGCGAGGTGGAGTCGACCAAGTCGGTCTCCGACATCTGTGCTCCCGTCGCCGGCGTGGTCGCGGCCGTCAACGAAGCCCTCGAAGGCGACACCGCTCTGCTCAACAACGACCCGTACGGAGACGGCTGGATCTGCGAGATCAGGACCGACGGGTCCGCCGGCTCCGGCTTCGACGCCTTGCTCGACGCTGCCGCGTACACCCAGCTCACCGAAGGCTGA
- a CDS encoding CDP-alcohol phosphatidyltransferase family protein: MPEETRQPSGKDFWTVPNVITLVRLACLPVFLWLLFGRDNRVAAALLLGGLGATDWVDGYIARRWNQVSEIGKILDPTADRLLFVVALAAIIVDGSAPAWFAWAVLLREAIFGATVAVLKLFFGMTRFDVTSWGKAATFLLMFAVPGFMLASSDLSTAPLFRAASYALGVPGLVLSYYTAIAYVPTIREHLRRPTPAASEP, translated from the coding sequence GTGCCGGAGGAGACCCGCCAGCCGTCGGGCAAGGACTTCTGGACGGTGCCGAACGTCATCACCCTCGTCCGCCTGGCATGCCTGCCGGTGTTCCTGTGGCTGCTGTTCGGCCGCGACAACCGCGTGGCCGCCGCCCTTCTACTCGGTGGGCTCGGCGCCACCGACTGGGTCGACGGGTACATCGCCAGACGCTGGAACCAGGTCAGCGAGATCGGCAAGATCCTCGATCCCACCGCCGATCGACTGCTGTTCGTCGTCGCGCTGGCGGCGATCATCGTCGACGGCTCGGCGCCGGCTTGGTTCGCGTGGGCGGTGCTGCTGCGCGAGGCGATCTTCGGAGCCACGGTGGCCGTCTTGAAGCTGTTCTTCGGCATGACCCGCTTCGACGTGACCTCGTGGGGCAAGGCGGCGACGTTCCTCCTCATGTTCGCGGTGCCCGGCTTCATGCTCGCGAGCTCCGATCTCTCCACGGCGCCGCTGTTCAGGGCTGCCTCCTACGCACTCGGCGTGCCGGGCCTGGTGCTCAGCTACTACACGGCGATCGCCTACGTCCCGACGATCCGTGAGCACCTCCGCCGGCCGACGCCCGCCGCGTCCGAGCCATGA
- a CDS encoding SOS response-associated peptidase — MCGRYVSSSSAERIAEHFGATIGAELADGGLPASYNVAPTNDVFGLVEGPDGTPVLRVFHWGLVPVWAKDEKIGSKMINARAETLATKSVFKPLLAKRRCIVPMDGFYEWKPGQPGGPLTKAGKPVKQPVYIHSISGEPLAVAGLWTAWRDKQAPAGENQPWLHSCTIITTDANATMAPVHDRMPAILPASRWQEWLDADEHDLSTLQSMLTPAADDLLTLHLVGLAVNNVRSSGPELILPT; from the coding sequence GTGTGCGGGCGCTACGTGTCGTCGTCTTCTGCGGAACGCATCGCCGAGCACTTCGGGGCGACGATCGGCGCCGAGTTGGCCGACGGCGGGCTGCCCGCCAGCTACAACGTCGCACCCACCAACGACGTGTTCGGCCTGGTCGAGGGGCCCGACGGCACACCGGTGCTCCGCGTGTTCCACTGGGGGCTCGTCCCCGTTTGGGCCAAGGACGAAAAGATCGGCTCCAAGATGATCAACGCCAGGGCCGAGACGCTCGCCACGAAGTCGGTCTTCAAACCGTTGCTCGCCAAACGCCGGTGCATCGTGCCGATGGACGGCTTCTACGAGTGGAAGCCGGGCCAACCCGGCGGGCCTCTGACGAAAGCGGGTAAGCCGGTCAAGCAACCGGTCTACATCCACTCGATCTCAGGCGAACCGCTGGCGGTGGCCGGGCTTTGGACGGCGTGGCGCGACAAGCAAGCTCCCGCCGGCGAGAACCAGCCCTGGCTCCACTCGTGCACGATCATCACCACCGACGCGAACGCCACGATGGCACCCGTGCACGACCGGATGCCGGCGATCCTGCCCGCGTCACGGTGGCAGGAGTGGCTGGACGCCGACGAGCACGATCTCTCGACGCTCCAGTCGATGCTCACCCCGGCCGCCGACGACTTGCTGACCCTCCACCTGGTGGGCCTCGCGGTCAACAACGTCCGCTCATCCGGGCCCGAGCTGATCCTGCCCACCTAG
- a CDS encoding HIT family protein — MPTIFTRIIDGEIPGVFVWRDESCVSFLSINPMAYGHALVVPIEEHDHWVDVPPELMAHLFAVAHRIGIAQQRAFGCERVGLIIAGYEVPHTHVHVIPTNEMGQLSFANAARSVSPDELEAAAGAIRAALADLPA, encoded by the coding sequence ATGCCCACCATCTTCACGCGGATCATCGACGGCGAGATCCCCGGTGTCTTCGTCTGGCGCGACGAGAGCTGCGTCTCGTTTCTCAGCATCAACCCGATGGCGTACGGCCATGCGCTGGTGGTGCCGATCGAGGAGCACGACCATTGGGTCGACGTGCCGCCCGAGCTGATGGCTCACCTGTTCGCAGTCGCGCACCGGATCGGCATCGCCCAGCAGCGGGCGTTCGGATGTGAGCGGGTCGGGCTGATCATCGCCGGGTACGAGGTGCCCCACACCCACGTTCACGTCATCCCGACGAACGAGATGGGCCAGCTCTCCTTCGCGAACGCCGCCCGCTCGGTCAGCCCCGACGAGCTCGAGGCCGCCGCCGGCGCGATACGCGCGGCCCTCGCCGATCTACCGGCCTAG